The following are encoded in a window of Verrucomicrobiia bacterium genomic DNA:
- the fliG gene encoding flagellar motor switch protein FliG, giving the protein MAAPADTLTENSTAENGPLTKVQKLAALLVMLGPDGASQILKQFTPREIEAISREMARFNLITLDQQEEILAEFSDVAIAASTSLSAGVEVTRNTLEKALGSFKASDILGRVTPTKTPVGGMQTIADMDPRHIFNLIRDEQPQTMAFIMSYLPPEKASQVFALVRPEQRDLIVERLATLAPTPIEVAEKVVDVLNAKLGIKQTRAFSQTGGVTAAADLLNAIDKTVSRSLLTSIEERNPDLCQSIRKKMFTFEDLLLLNAQTIQRIMREIDMRDLSMALKKATEPLKKLMLANISRRAAEAVQEEMDMLGHVKLRDVEAAQFRIIDAVRKLEGEGEIDLDESRASAEYEIV; this is encoded by the coding sequence ATGGCTGCTCCTGCTGATACCCTGACGGAAAACTCCACCGCCGAGAACGGGCCGTTGACCAAAGTTCAAAAGCTCGCGGCGCTGCTGGTGATGCTCGGGCCCGATGGCGCGAGCCAGATTCTCAAACAATTTACGCCACGGGAAATCGAGGCCATCTCCCGCGAAATGGCGCGCTTCAACCTGATCACGCTCGATCAACAGGAGGAAATCCTCGCCGAATTTTCGGACGTGGCTATCGCCGCCAGCACCTCTCTCTCGGCTGGGGTGGAAGTCACGCGAAACACGCTCGAGAAGGCGCTCGGCAGTTTCAAGGCGAGCGACATTCTCGGCCGCGTAACGCCCACGAAAACCCCCGTCGGCGGCATGCAGACGATCGCCGACATGGATCCGCGCCACATTTTTAATCTGATTCGCGATGAGCAGCCGCAGACCATGGCGTTCATCATGAGTTACCTGCCGCCCGAAAAAGCGTCGCAGGTTTTCGCCCTCGTCCGCCCGGAGCAACGCGACCTCATAGTCGAGCGCCTGGCAACACTCGCCCCGACTCCCATTGAAGTTGCAGAGAAGGTTGTCGATGTGCTGAACGCGAAATTGGGAATCAAGCAGACCCGTGCATTTTCTCAGACAGGCGGGGTCACAGCTGCGGCAGACCTGTTGAACGCGATTGACAAGACCGTCAGCCGCTCGCTTCTCACGAGCATTGAGGAACGCAATCCGGATCTTTGCCAGTCCATCCGCAAGAAGATGTTCACGTTCGAGGACCTGCTGCTTCTCAACGCGCAAACCATCCAGCGCATCATGCGCGAAATCGACATGCGCGATCTCTCGATGGCGCTCAAGAAAGCAACCGAGCCGCTCAAGAAGCTCATGCTGGCAAACATCTCACGCCGCGCAGCCGAAGCCGTGCAGGAGGAAATGGACATGCTGGGACACGTGAAACTTCGCGATGTCGAAGCTGCGCAATTCAGGATCATCGATGCCGTCCGCAAGCTTGAAGGCGAAGGGGAAATTGACCTCGATGAATCCCGCGCCTCGGCTGAGTATGAAATTGTATAA
- the fliF gene encoding flagellar basal-body MS-ring/collar protein FliF: MNNLSKLGTQLVEIWKQLGASQRISVLAATIVVLGGLISVAFWSSRTDYGLLYGKLSDTESAKVIAALDEAKIPYKIGSGGGSILIPADKVHQIRMQLASRGVPQGEGVGFEIFDKPNFGISDFVQRANYTRAVQGELSRTISQLDEIDSARVMIVLPENRLLLDKDKQPTASVFVRVRGNTQLQTSAINSIRFLVANSVEGLKPNNVSIVDNLGNVLSENSDNDSLTGMTTTQLAARRNLEQYLARKAQDVLEKVLGPGQAIVRVSAEINFDTVTRTEEKFDPDGQVVRSQTKNDENTDSSTSSGSSSSVGISANTNTETNSPAVASGPVNNSKNRKTVSTIEYEIGKSTSSVIQSAGGIKRLSTAVTIASRFEGEGAERKALPRTNDELEKLRRVVQNAVGTDNERGDQIALEELPFNDQFAATLTQELNQQQKRQFWWQLAGNAAYPALGLAALAVLLMLFKRTPIQEIPIGVPVGRIVGQRSNGHANGNGNGNGNGHGHGNGEPQPGIVTVDVLNRLVKENPANMTQAIREWMNKGRTAENP; encoded by the coding sequence ATGAACAACCTCTCTAAACTCGGAACCCAACTCGTCGAGATCTGGAAACAGCTCGGCGCCAGCCAGCGGATTAGCGTGCTTGCCGCGACGATCGTCGTCCTTGGCGGCCTCATCTCCGTCGCTTTCTGGTCTTCGCGCACCGACTACGGCCTGCTCTACGGCAAGCTTTCTGACACCGAATCCGCAAAGGTGATCGCGGCGCTCGACGAGGCGAAGATCCCTTACAAGATCGGTTCGGGCGGCGGCTCGATTCTCATCCCTGCCGACAAGGTCCACCAAATTCGCATGCAGCTTGCCAGCCGCGGCGTTCCGCAGGGTGAAGGCGTCGGTTTCGAAATCTTTGACAAGCCGAACTTTGGAATTTCTGATTTCGTGCAGCGCGCCAATTACACCCGCGCTGTGCAGGGGGAACTCAGCCGCACGATCAGCCAGCTGGACGAAATTGATTCTGCACGCGTCATGATCGTGCTGCCGGAAAACCGCCTCCTGCTCGACAAGGACAAGCAACCCACGGCATCGGTGTTCGTGCGGGTGCGTGGCAATACTCAACTGCAAACCTCCGCCATCAATTCGATCCGTTTCCTCGTCGCCAATTCCGTCGAAGGCCTCAAGCCGAACAACGTGTCCATTGTCGACAATCTCGGCAACGTCCTTTCCGAAAACAGTGACAATGATTCGCTTACGGGAATGACCACGACACAACTCGCAGCCCGTCGAAACCTCGAACAGTATCTTGCCCGCAAAGCGCAGGACGTCCTCGAAAAGGTCCTCGGCCCCGGCCAGGCGATCGTGCGCGTTTCAGCAGAAATCAATTTCGATACCGTCACCCGGACAGAAGAGAAGTTTGATCCGGATGGCCAGGTTGTCCGCAGCCAGACGAAGAATGACGAGAACACCGATTCCAGCACATCGAGCGGTTCCTCTTCTTCCGTTGGAATCTCCGCCAACACCAATACGGAGACCAATTCCCCCGCAGTGGCGTCGGGTCCCGTCAACAACAGCAAGAATCGCAAGACGGTGTCCACGATCGAATACGAGATTGGCAAAAGCACGAGCAGCGTCATTCAAAGCGCAGGCGGGATCAAACGCCTGTCCACCGCAGTGACCATCGCTTCCCGCTTTGAAGGCGAGGGTGCTGAGCGCAAAGCGTTGCCCCGAACCAATGATGAATTGGAAAAGCTTCGCCGCGTTGTGCAAAACGCAGTTGGGACCGACAATGAACGCGGCGACCAGATCGCACTCGAGGAACTTCCCTTCAACGACCAGTTCGCAGCCACGCTGACGCAGGAGCTGAATCAGCAGCAAAAGCGGCAGTTCTGGTGGCAGCTCGCTGGCAACGCCGCGTATCCCGCGCTTGGATTGGCCGCCCTCGCGGTGCTCCTGATGCTCTTCAAGCGCACGCCAATCCAGGAGATTCCCATCGGTGTTCCCGTCGGCCGCATTGTCGGCCAGCGGTCTAATGGACACGCAAATGGAAATGGAAACGGAAACGGCAACGGGCATGGCCACGGAAACGGGGAGCCGCAGCCCGGCATCGTCACTGTTGACGTCTTGAACCGGCTTGTGAAGGAAAACCCAGCGAACATGACCCAGGCCATCCGCGAATGGATGAACAAGGGCCGCACCGCGGAAAACCCATAA
- the fliE gene encoding flagellar hook-basal body complex protein FliE, whose product MLPISNIPSALPIQALRQMQEAAEAGRLPGADAASSIGRISDPIQTADGDNSFGSLFGRLVEDVNAKQNASAEAVQSLQSGGNVSLHQAVIAMEEASVSFQLMVEVRNKLLEAYQEVMRMQM is encoded by the coding sequence ATGCTTCCAATCTCCAACATCCCGTCAGCGCTGCCCATTCAGGCGCTGCGCCAGATGCAGGAGGCCGCCGAAGCTGGACGCCTTCCGGGTGCCGATGCCGCGAGCTCGATCGGGCGGATTTCCGACCCGATCCAAACCGCCGATGGCGACAACTCCTTTGGCAGCCTGTTCGGGCGGTTGGTCGAGGACGTCAACGCAAAGCAAAATGCCTCCGCCGAAGCAGTGCAGTCACTGCAATCGGGTGGCAACGTTTCGCTGCACCAGGCCGTGATTGCCATGGAGGAAGCGAGTGTCTCTTTCCAACTGATGGTCGAAGTCCGCAACAAACTCCTGGAAGCCTACCAGGAAGTCATGCGCATGCAGATGTAA
- the flgC gene encoding flagellar basal body rod protein FlgC, whose translation MINILPSIQSTSAALNAERTRMDVISENIANAHTTRGVDGKPYQRKVVVFETALQQAMGNSSPVPTLTGARVEKDNRPAQLLYNPGHPDADANDMVAMPNINVHEEMADLIAASRAFEANLAVTKNAKSIALQTLAIGKR comes from the coding sequence ATGATCAACATTCTGCCCTCGATCCAAAGCACCTCCGCCGCGCTCAATGCGGAGCGGACCCGCATGGATGTCATTTCCGAAAACATCGCAAACGCACACACCACCCGCGGCGTCGATGGAAAACCTTATCAGCGCAAAGTCGTCGTGTTCGAAACCGCGCTGCAGCAGGCCATGGGCAATTCCAGCCCCGTCCCGACCCTCACGGGTGCCCGCGTTGAAAAGGACAATCGTCCTGCGCAACTGCTTTACAACCCAGGCCATCCCGATGCCGACGCGAATGACATGGTCGCGATGCCCAACATCAATGTGCATGAGGAGATGGCTGATCTGATTGCCGCCTCCCGCGCCTTTGAAGCAAACCTGGCCGTGACCAAGAACGCGAAGTCCATTGCGCTTCAAACGCTCGCAATCGGAAAACGCTAA
- the flgB gene encoding flagellar basal body rod protein FlgB: protein MIDALFNGSGYVAAKKSLDAVALRQEAIANNIANLETPGYRRVDLAPSFKAELAKACAAGSSEQMSALKPSLAPDETAVPNSKDGNTVNFENELLQMNQNTVEHALQAQLITGRLLRLKLAITGKS from the coding sequence ATGATTGACGCCTTATTCAATGGCTCCGGATACGTCGCAGCGAAGAAATCGCTCGACGCAGTGGCGCTGCGCCAGGAGGCGATCGCCAACAACATCGCCAACCTGGAAACCCCAGGATACCGCCGCGTTGACCTCGCGCCGTCGTTCAAAGCCGAACTGGCCAAGGCATGCGCGGCGGGCAGTTCCGAGCAGATGTCCGCATTGAAGCCATCGCTGGCCCCGGACGAAACTGCGGTTCCCAACAGCAAGGATGGCAACACCGTCAATTTCGAAAACGAACTGCTCCAGATGAACCAGAACACCGTTGAGCACGCGCTGCAGGCGCAATTGATCACAGGCCGCCTTCTTCGCCTGAAACTCGCAATCACCGGCAAATCCTGA
- a CDS encoding sigma-54 dependent transcriptional regulator, with the protein MSIEKIVVLEDDLIVRKNLEHQLRQRRYDVASVSTIADAQDYLNRDNFDLVFLDVRLPDGDGTDLLKSIQLRPVKPLVVMTTGFGSIESAVECMKNGAFDYLIKPFSPEQIEVVLKKAEEFTQLLRVNRFLSQENEDTGVELLGQSPAMENLRQLVRKVARTLATVLIQGESGTGKELVARALYRESPRSGAPFIRVNCAAIPENLIESEFFGHEKGAFTGALNKREGRFELAHGGTILLDEISEISPSVQAKLLRVLQERELERVGGNRTIKVDVRVIATTNRHLEQSVQKKEFREDLYFRLNVVPIPVPPLRDRKEDVTFLAEEFMRRFSRKHGIKVNGLADNAIRVLMAHHWPGNVRELQNVIERAVILSNDNGMLEAEHLGLGISSAASASAASAPAGGSATAPNGTFLEMAEMEKQHILKALEQCNGNRTHAAKLLNISIRTLRNKLNDYQGKSAGAGEEDSVEES; encoded by the coding sequence ATGTCCATCGAGAAAATCGTCGTCCTCGAGGATGACCTGATCGTCAGAAAAAATCTCGAACACCAGCTCCGCCAGCGCCGCTACGATGTTGCCTCCGTTTCCACGATTGCCGACGCGCAGGATTACCTGAATCGCGACAACTTCGACCTCGTTTTCCTCGACGTCCGGCTTCCTGATGGCGACGGCACCGACCTCCTCAAATCCATCCAGTTGCGTCCCGTCAAACCCCTGGTGGTGATGACCACGGGTTTCGGCTCGATCGAGTCCGCGGTGGAATGCATGAAGAACGGAGCCTTTGATTATCTGATCAAACCGTTCTCCCCCGAGCAAATCGAGGTCGTGTTGAAAAAGGCGGAGGAGTTCACGCAGTTGCTGCGTGTGAACCGCTTCCTGAGCCAGGAGAACGAAGACACCGGGGTCGAGCTGCTCGGCCAGAGCCCCGCGATGGAGAATCTCCGCCAGCTCGTTCGCAAGGTCGCCCGCACCCTCGCCACAGTGCTGATCCAGGGGGAAAGCGGCACGGGCAAGGAGCTCGTCGCCCGCGCTCTCTACCGCGAAAGCCCGCGCTCAGGCGCTCCGTTCATCCGCGTGAACTGCGCCGCCATTCCTGAGAACCTGATCGAAAGCGAATTCTTCGGGCACGAGAAAGGCGCATTCACGGGAGCCCTTAACAAGCGGGAAGGCCGCTTTGAACTCGCCCACGGCGGAACCATTCTCCTCGACGAAATCAGCGAAATCTCTCCCAGCGTTCAAGCCAAGCTGCTGCGGGTCCTGCAGGAGCGCGAACTCGAGCGCGTTGGCGGGAATCGCACGATCAAGGTCGACGTGCGCGTCATCGCCACCACCAACCGCCACCTCGAGCAAAGCGTGCAAAAGAAGGAGTTTCGCGAGGATCTCTATTTCCGTTTGAACGTCGTTCCCATCCCGGTTCCGCCTTTGCGCGACCGCAAGGAGGACGTCACGTTCCTTGCCGAGGAGTTCATGCGCCGTTTCAGCCGCAAGCACGGCATCAAGGTCAACGGACTCGCCGACAATGCCATCCGCGTCCTCATGGCGCACCATTGGCCCGGCAATGTGCGGGAACTTCAGAACGTCATCGAGCGCGCCGTCATCCTCTCCAACGACAACGGCATGCTGGAAGCCGAGCATCTTGGCCTCGGAATCTCCAGCGCCGCTTCAGCGAGTGCGGCAAGCGCGCCGGCAGGGGGATCGGCCACCGCTCCCAACGGCACCTTCCTTGAAATGGCGGAGATGGAAAAGCAGCACATCCTCAAGGCTCTCGAACAGTGCAACGGCAACCGGACACACGCCGCAAAGCTGCTCAATATCAGCATCCGAACGCTTCGCAACAAGCTCAACGACTACCAGGGGAAGAGTGCGGGCGCGGGTGAAGAGGATTCCGTCGAAGAAAGCTGA
- a CDS encoding tetratricopeptide repeat protein, whose translation MNDSSSSCAGPRFRPWVSACIGLCTLCLAANLQGNGGSPRLYPDATLPLELPAPLASPTAAHATANGSDAPDSECLPEAIPLPVTQPLTNAAAPAPPSTRQVTNGTPKEVAAQAKLTELQYKLETARYLRNIRQAAQAEPMLIELLGDESPENVQQSALLELAAAAQDSNNPARAQQIYSQFLNKWPNDMRIPEVLLRQGLLFRQMGINNLALTKFYGVMTSALVLKNDQLEYYVRLVQQAQMEIADTHYILGKYTDAAEFFARLLKQTNVANKAAILYKLARCYSASELYAETVASAQDYLQRYPSSPDQPEVRFYLAHALKQLGRNNESLQQVLTLLREQKQATEDRPAVWSYWQQRAGNLIGNHLYSEGEYSKALDVYLSLAELDDTVEWRLPVSYQIAMTYERLWQPAKAAEMYQQILKRESELTGKATPSLKSIFEMSRWRLNFLDWHNRAEDATRSFRQPSNSIPVTASLPSELPSIQ comes from the coding sequence ATGAACGACTCGTCATCGAGCTGCGCCGGGCCACGCTTTCGCCCTTGGGTGTCGGCATGCATTGGCCTGTGCACGTTGTGCCTCGCTGCCAACCTGCAGGGGAATGGCGGTTCACCGCGCCTGTATCCAGACGCCACCCTGCCTTTGGAATTGCCTGCTCCCCTCGCAAGTCCCACGGCCGCACATGCGACGGCAAATGGGAGCGATGCTCCCGATTCCGAGTGTCTTCCTGAGGCGATCCCCCTGCCCGTGACGCAGCCTCTCACCAACGCGGCAGCCCCGGCTCCGCCATCCACACGGCAGGTCACTAATGGCACCCCCAAAGAGGTCGCGGCGCAGGCAAAGCTCACGGAACTGCAATACAAGCTGGAAACAGCGCGCTACCTTCGGAACATCCGCCAGGCTGCCCAGGCTGAGCCGATGCTTATCGAGTTGCTCGGTGACGAATCGCCCGAAAACGTACAGCAATCAGCGTTGCTGGAGCTGGCGGCCGCGGCCCAGGACTCTAACAATCCCGCGCGAGCCCAGCAGATTTATTCGCAATTCCTGAACAAGTGGCCCAACGACATGCGCATTCCGGAGGTGCTCCTCCGGCAGGGTTTGCTCTTTCGGCAAATGGGCATCAACAACCTGGCGCTCACGAAATTCTACGGAGTGATGACCAGCGCGCTGGTGTTGAAGAACGATCAGCTCGAATACTACGTTCGGCTGGTTCAGCAAGCGCAGATGGAGATCGCAGACACCCACTACATTCTCGGCAAGTACACCGACGCGGCTGAATTCTTCGCACGACTGTTAAAGCAGACGAACGTCGCAAACAAAGCCGCGATACTCTACAAGCTCGCGCGTTGTTATTCCGCGAGCGAGCTCTACGCGGAAACCGTGGCTTCCGCGCAGGATTACCTGCAACGCTATCCCAGTTCCCCGGATCAACCTGAAGTCCGCTTTTACCTCGCGCACGCGTTGAAGCAGCTCGGTCGCAACAATGAATCGCTCCAACAGGTGCTCACGCTGCTTCGGGAGCAGAAGCAGGCGACTGAGGATCGTCCCGCGGTCTGGTCGTACTGGCAGCAGCGCGCGGGAAATCTCATCGGGAATCACCTCTACAGCGAAGGCGAATATTCGAAAGCCCTTGATGTGTATCTCAGCCTCGCGGAATTGGATGACACTGTGGAATGGCGCCTGCCGGTATCCTACCAGATTGCCATGACCTACGAGCGGCTCTGGCAGCCTGCAAAAGCCGCCGAGATGTACCAGCAAATCCTCAAGCGTGAGTCGGAGCTCACCGGCAAAGCCACGCCAAGTTTGAAATCGATTTTTGAAATGTCCCGCTGGCGGCTCAACTTTCTCGACTGGCATAACCGCGCCGAGGATGCCACGCGCAGTTTCCGGCAGCCGTCCAACAGCATTCCCGTGACGGCCAGCCTTCCCTCTGAACTCCCTTCCATCCAATGA
- a CDS encoding HDOD domain-containing protein, translating to MISVLSPTAVRRLDPKEIAARLELCPSLPSLSSINKALQGLIFAEQRFSAQISEIIRRDPSLTARLLRLVNSVYYGLTTPVNSIEEAVFYLGIRQIRQLTTVTPIIEDFQKLSGKCNFPWREFWQHCIGTAILSREICSSVQAPADESDYVGGLVHDVGKIVMAFSFPDHFAEIHRQAESGEHELLDLENQILGIDHAELGAQYLERHHLPEVMVKSARYHHQPEKAEEFAPIVASVQIADLLMRNANIGCSGNYKPVTTEQCMLASGWQVLFPNRHEADQAIARASLHRSVERLPHVLEGLV from the coding sequence ATGATTTCCGTTCTCAGTCCGACTGCCGTGCGACGGCTGGATCCGAAAGAGATCGCCGCGCGCCTTGAATTGTGCCCGTCCCTTCCTTCCCTCAGCAGCATCAACAAAGCGTTGCAGGGATTGATCTTCGCGGAACAACGCTTCTCCGCCCAGATTTCCGAGATCATCCGCCGCGATCCCAGCCTTACGGCGAGGTTGCTGCGCCTGGTGAATTCGGTTTACTACGGCCTGACCACCCCGGTGAACAGCATCGAGGAAGCGGTGTTCTACCTTGGCATTCGCCAGATTCGCCAGCTCACGACGGTGACGCCGATCATCGAGGACTTTCAGAAACTGTCGGGCAAGTGCAACTTTCCCTGGCGCGAGTTCTGGCAGCATTGCATCGGGACCGCGATCCTGAGCCGCGAGATCTGCAGTTCGGTCCAGGCGCCTGCGGATGAATCTGACTACGTCGGCGGCCTCGTGCATGACGTGGGTAAAATCGTGATGGCCTTCAGCTTCCCGGATCATTTTGCTGAGATCCATCGCCAGGCTGAATCCGGCGAGCATGAGTTGCTCGACCTGGAGAATCAAATTCTCGGCATCGACCACGCCGAACTCGGCGCCCAATACCTGGAACGCCACCACCTGCCTGAAGTGATGGTGAAATCCGCCCGCTATCATCATCAGCCTGAAAAGGCGGAGGAGTTCGCGCCGATCGTTGCGTCAGTTCAGATTGCTGACCTGCTGATGCGCAACGCGAACATTGGGTGCAGCGGCAATTACAAGCCCGTGACAACCGAGCAATGCATGTTGGCGTCGGGCTGGCAGGTGTTGTTCCCGAACCGCCATGAAGCGGATCAGGCGATCGCCCGGGCTTCCCTGCACCGCAGCGTCGAGCGT